GTTTTCTGACAAGTAAAACTTATCAGTTAGTAGAAAGACTCACTTGATATGTAATTCTGTTCTTTCTTTCAGAATCTCTTATAAATAGTTCTTTACCCATTCCATAATATGAGGAGGGGATGGAAACAGGTCATTTAGTAAAGATAATCTGTTTTCTTATGCTTATTTCTAGCTCATTTTCCATTATCCAGAAGTAAAGTTATTAGTTGGCACAAGGATTTACCTGAAACTTAGTCCTGTTCCTTTTTCTGAATCTCTGATAAACAGTATTCTACCCATTTCTAGTGTCAGGAGGGAATGAAACTAGGTGAGCCATGTAAAGCGTTTCTGGGTTCTTCTGCTTAACTCTAGTTCACTTTCAGTTACATTTTTTTGTTGAACGAAATATTGCAGGGCAGAAAAGATAGGTACAGCTGCTATGAAATATTTCTATTGCCCGTGAACCAACCAATCATACAGTCTATATTGCAACTGGAACAATGTTAAAGCTACAATTTGAACAGAATGTATTCATGCTATAAGCAAGTCACTTGACTGAAATACCGAATATCTAGGttaatttggatggaaaaatatTAAGTTAtcagaaaagataaaaaggtatgTGTTTgaaaggtgaaaaaaaaagggattgtCAAATCCATCCTAATGCTGGAATCCTATCTTCGCAACCAGTTAATGAAAGCTCATTAGGTGCTTTCAAAATGGCAGAAATATATAGATTTTGTAACTATTGATTTGACTATAAGACCTATGTATGTAATTTTGAACCAAAAAGAACAACAGCATTAAGGATACTAAATCTGAAGCCTATTTCATACACAGAAGTAATCCAATTCATGATTATAAATGCCGTCATACAACCAGCAAAATGCTAAAGTCTCTCTTACTGTGAACTTGCAGAATTGTATGATATCCATTGTGGGTGAAAAGCATAATTTATTAATTCAGACATAGATCTCAGTTTCTCAGCGTGTTAGTAAAATGAAGTAGATGACATAAACCAAATCCTAGAATTCCATCTATAGAGTAGAATATATCTTTTATAATGCACATGCCAAAAAGCATACTAATTTACCTGCTTTGTGCCAGGGCGTGATACCCAAGCAAGACGATTACAGATTCGATGCACATGAGTATCCACACAGATACCTAGAACAATCTCCCAACCAACATTCataacctaaaaccaaaagcaGATATAGATAGCTTCAGAAGTAATTAAGCTGATGAGTTAACTAAACAGATTCGATGCACATGAGTATCCACACAGACACCTAGAACAATCCCCCCACCAACATTCATAACCGAAAACCAAAAGCAGATATAGATAGCTTCAGAAGTAATTAAGCTGATGTGTTAACTAAGTTATACTCTTACCAGATGAGCCATCTTAGGACCAATCCCTGGGAGTTGAAGCAAGTCCTCCAATGTGCTTGGAATGTCCCCATCATACTTCAGTTGACAAATTTTCGCTATCTTCTTTAAGTTGGAAGCCTTTCTTGTGTAAAAACCAACCTGATAAGGAAAGAAGTTGAAATAAGTGCACATGTTAATAGATTAACAAACAAAATGTTGGGTTAAAGGAGAATAGTTTAAATTATTACATGCTTTATTTGAATCAAGTACCACTGTATCAGATCCACTTTCTCTGGCATTTGCTTTAGTCAGTGACATATGAAATAACTACTAACATTTCAAGTCATCAATATAAAACAGGGAACTTAAGGCCTTGCAATATACAGACATACTGGGTAAATCAAGTTCTTAATTGTAGCTTCTTCAGTGTTGTCTAAGGCATCTGGATTAAGCAGCCCATTCTGTAAGAGCCGCTGAATGGCACCTGCACAACCATCAGACAGTACAAATGAAAAACGTGAAACTGGAAGGGTACGAAAAAAATTACTTTCTAACACAATACTATAAACAATCAATGAATGCAGCCAAATATAACAGCAAGGAATTCTAACAGGCTAAGCCACACaaataaatgctttattttcattttttgtatgCAATGCTAAAAAGAATTCTTCAATGCCCCATAATTGTAACTTCACTTTTGAGATCATCACTTACAAGTTAGTCTATTTATTGGGAAATGCACATTCATTTGGTTCAATAGTCCATCCATGAATAAAtacttttttccaatttttaaaGAGGATATACAAATGCAAACATTTAAACTTGCCATGGGTAACGTGATCTTTGGTTTGACTTGATAAGAGTGAAGATACCAAAACTGCAAATCTTCGTTCCTggtgaaaagaaaacaaaaagagaacAAAACAATATCAATAAGAACGTGATAAGTCATCTCCAGGCACCATGCAAAGATATGTCATCTGCATATATCAgtttatgttcaaaattctctGCTTATATAAGGGAAAGCATTAGCGAACTTGTCAGCACAATGACAGATGAAAATAACTATAATCCCTTACCATAAAGTACTTGAGACCAAAATTAGTGGTTCTTGTGAAATACAGGAAAAGCTAAGGTAAATCAAAGTAAAAACAGAGAAAGACCTCTGTCTGTTGAGGGCTGATAGCTCCAATGCAACTATGTCCTCCCAGAATTTGCATCAAAGTAATTACTACAAATGCTATTCGTATTTTGATCTTTTCGAAGCCATGAGCACAACATGctgaacaaaaaatttaaacaaataaagaacTACTTTCTTCATAAATATAAGCAACTACTATGTCGAAACAATTATAAGAGATGTTAAAACATTTTAAAGATAACAACAAAAAAGACAGTTCAACCTAGATTTTGCTAACTGTGACGGTAGTCTTTTGGCTTTTCTTTGTCCTCACCCAGGTCCATCTTGGAGATCATAGTTGTGTACTTCCAGATTGTTAAAAATTACCAGCAAATTCTTGCAtccttttcaaaaataataagTACCCATGAGAAAATTTCACATAGTTTACATTCCTCCTTTTTAAactaatatacatattaaaccAGACTGACAAAGCAAAAGACAGACATGTTCAGGATATATAATGTTTCGTTGCTCATCTTCTTTTGACTGAAAATGTAAACCATTTTCTTCAATCAGAACTTGCAAGCTGTTGTAtaattacatcatcaagtaTGCAGAAACACAAGTATCATCTCCACTAAGTGGGATATACTATAGCCTAATGGCTACTATTAATATTATTATAATTCACATTATTACTTGTTCTTTTATATGACAACAAGATGAAGAAGATCCACATTTTGACCAATGACAAGTCGTGAGGGGATTGGTAACTAACAAAATGGAATTTAGCTTTATGAAAGCATTAGGTTTATGTTTATCAGTTGCTTGAAACTTTAAATTGCTAGGCTCATTGAGGAGTTCATAAGATCCTTACATAGCCAAAGAAGACATTATTTCTTGTACTATATATTATTCCCCACCATCCCAAGATTCAGACTCCAAAACCCCTTTGCTTCAGGTTTTGTCCATAGACTGATTACCCAGTACACTAGATGAAGCTGCAACTGTGCCTTTTGCAAGCACAGAACTTAGCTCTACTATAACGCAAATTTAATAAAGACAAACTATAAAAATGTGTAGACAATTCACCCTCCGTATAATGTGATCCTCATTTCATTCTCAAATTACACTTGATTACATTAAATGAATTTCATTCCTGATCCTCACCAGATAATGGGAAAATTGTAATACAATTTCCCTTTCTCACATTCCTATTCAACCTTTCATACCGAaaggaagaaacaaaaatttagcCCTTACCACCAATAGCCAAAAACTGGAATCAAATGTATTTTCACTTCTTCATACCAGGAAGTGCAACATGTAACATCTAAGTATAAAACATTTTAAGATGATAATGTCAAAAGGAAAATAGAAGGGAAAGACTGCACTAGAAATTTTGCTATAATATGCCTCACAATTCCTGAGGAATAGAACCACAATGCAGGTCAAATAATCACTGCTTCCAATCGCTTTTTATGGAATTTGTATTGAATTAACTTCCATGGATTTCATACAAATGGAAAAATTAGTTAGATATCTTCCTGAGTGCTACAGAACATAAATTTGGCACTTGATCGTACTTGGACTCCAGATGGTGATAAAGCTGGTAGAACTAAGCCCAGGCCTTTCATCTAACTACTTGAGCTGGCACTTGTGAACACATTAGCTATGAAATTGGTGCCACAACAATGGCTTTTTGTATGGGCTCtgcaagtgtgagaaaataTATTCACTGATACATGCATAAACACATGTACTCCTTTAGGCTAGAGTAGTAAATAAATTCTTTTTCCCTCCGAGAAAGTTCAAGCAAGGTCAAAAGCTGGTTCTGGGGCAAGTGAATTTTGTCTAGTAGTCTCCCTTTCAGTTGGCAACTACAATCTCAGGCTAGGAAAATTCCAGTAATCTCTGGGTCCATATCTGAAGATGAACTAAAGGGACAAGGCAGCTTTTCAATGTCCTAGCTTCCATCAGAGAAAGAACACATAGTTTCCCAAATATAAAGTTCAATTTCTACATAAATGAATTacgagagagagaaagggagagagagggagggacaGGGATTAGacttttcaaactctttgtTCCCTAATCCCCCCTCCTCcctttccccaaaaaaaaaaaaaaagaaccaatgACAGATTAATGCTCCCATGGAATCAATCATgtcacagaaaaaaaaaaacaacatagAAAAACATTCACAAATTACAGGATAtatgaaattgaaaattgaaccaTGTGCATTTATTAGAGAGAGAATCATAGACTGAACATTCACAAGCATCAATACTCACATTCAGAATAATTATTGAACACAGTATAGATGCCCAACAAAAATACATTAGATAAACAGGGAATTCCATCAGGACTACTAATAACATGAGCAAGATATGAAAGGAGAGACTTAAACCTAAATATTAACAGTCTCCAATATCCCATTTCCAACACTCTATTCCTTAATGTAAAGGATTTATTTTCCCTATTTTTTAATAGAAAATTACCTTAGGAGGAAGAGAATTTCCAGCTTTCTCACAACCCATGGAATCAACTGGTGCATCTTCTGAAGATCTCATTCTGCGAAttctttcaagaactttttcCCAATTTTCAGGAGCTTGAGCTGAAATAAATAAACTGCAAAATCTCAGGCTCACTTTAAATGTTAAATCAACAAAATTAGATACAAAATATAGACAATCTGCAATCCATCTCTACTCTCCATCATATAACACAAGAAAAGAAGACTCCACTGACAAAGTATCCCTAAAGGATTAGGAAAGCTATAAAAAACTTTCTAGGAGACGAAAAATAATCTATTCATTGATGAAAAGGGATAATACAATTGATAGATTTACTTTCTGACTATACACTAAGGCATCATCAATTTCAGGAAAGCAAACTCCACTGAAGTGTATCGTAATTCCAGTAAATAAATTAATGTCTAAAATTAATAGTAAgcaaactaatgtctaaaatTAGGCTGACCTCCCCACAAGTTTGTATCCTACTGACCCTAAGCTTTTATATCATGTACACAAGTCTACATTGTCAACGACAATTTTACATGAAATCCTATTATTACAATAAGCAGTATAATATAAGGTGAAAATCCATGTTCGTAATTTTGTTTCCAGTAGAAAACCTGCCAAGAGATGTCCAAATAATTTTCGGAACTACAGAGGACACATAACTAATTATGATGAATCTCATGGGAATAAATGTAATATTACCTACCATTTTATAGCTAGCCAAATCTTTTTTATGCTAAGCTGAGAAAATGCAAATAGATCGTTTTATGTTAAACAGCATCAAAGGTCTCCACAATCATCAATTAGAGAACCAATTATGTTCAtggtgaaaaaaagaaagaaaacaatatGCACCATGATCATGACTCAATTGATCAACTTAACCTCAAATATTGAATAAATATAGCTACTCAATAAACCTGATATTAATCTTAGACATAAATAGGGAAAATATTGAAAAGATAAACCAACTCTAGGAACATGGcattaattttgaaataaccaggAAACTTGACTCTCTCCATCCCTCCCGCTCCCCCACTGACCACCACCCCCTCCCCCCGGCTCTTAACCAACAATAACAAAAGCTCAATGCTATCTGTGCATGTGTATTTCCATGTACGTGTGTGTATTTCCAATCTTCTGGTTCATCGCTAGAACTAAAAGCTGCTCTACATACATTACAAGCCTGTAATGCACACAACTGGGAAGGAATACATGACATGTTATAAATGATTCTGGTGTGTGAAAGCTATAAAAAAAACACATGGAAATTTAGCAATTTATGAAATATAAGAGATGTTCAATGTACAaaactagaggtgtcaaaatgggtgatttgggcgggtttgggttgggtaacatggataatgggtataagtgagtcaacccatttatacccatttaattagatgagtataaatgggtaagttaaaaaatgaattgggtaacccaattacccatttataacccatttattttaacttgttgtaaattcatttaaatttacttttacaaactaaattatcaatttataccatcctttgcacccatcattagtttaaaatatttatttataatgctcaataaacctaattatcaattttttttccatatataatctatgtcacaaaattacatactatttaaaaattaaacaataagaatacaaaaatttgaactaagtactataaaagttaacataaaaacttaatccaaaaattttaaacttctAGCATTTTTTcgtgtgtaaatttaaaatttcattttggaaaataagaaaagaggctaaaacttatcACAAATTGGTAATggtgaaaaatgagcaagttaacaaactaagagaaaataaaatgataagataaaaccaacaaataataataataatgaaacaaaagtagttaacatcatgacaaaatgaaaattttgaaaaaaaaaaatgggtgggggaaGAGAGGAGGTTTGGGTGAAAAcaattttaaatgggttaattgggtttgatgggttacccaataatacccaatTAAGAAaagggtattattgggtaacccatttatacccatatgcaaaaatttaagatacccatacccatctattcatgggcaggtatgggtaaatttagttaaatgggTTTGTTTGACAGCTATATACAAAACCATAAAGATGTCATTGTACTGTTTGTTTTGCATATGTGATAACTAAAGTCCTCAACTTATTGTAATTTGAATTTATGAAACTGCATATGCTGAAGACTTCACCAATAATAGCTATTTCCTCTTAACGTATAGAAACATCAGTTCTGTCGATAAATGCAATGTTAAAGAGCTAAAGAAAGAACTAACTTGAGTAGGAATAGCCACATTTCTTTCCATATGCAAAATCTTCAATGTCAGGTAGACTGCAAAGCTGCAACAATCCTACTAAGTTACAATTGGACTTTAACAAGATATTGCATCAATGAAGTGTAGCTAACCACTTTAGGATCCTTTAAATGCAAAAATATTCAAAACGTACAAGACAACTCAACAAGCATGATTCCACATATTTCCGTAGAAGGCaacttttaaatcattttttaggAAACAAGCACAAAATTCTTTTTCCTTATAGAGATGGCTGCATGTTACATAATTCACAAAATCTAAAAccattattttttcaaaacacAACCAAAACTCGCCCACAACTTTGGCTCCTTTAGAACAAAATTGCTATTTACAACACTAATAAACAAATTTACATTGTAGAAAGGTTGAGGCCTCAGGACTTAGAGGTCCTTCAAATCCCCCTGCTCCTCCACTCAGCTTCTTAATTCCCACAACTCCCCTGCTAGAAGaaaattcttaaaaaaattACATTGCACAAATTACTGCAAACTAGCTGCCAAGGAAGAAACAAAAGTGTGAGGAAACAGCTATGGAGCTCTAGAGTGAAACATAAACTGAAGCATTTCATGTGGAAGTGCTTGAAGAACTGTCTACCTGTTAACAAAGTGCTTAACAGGAGGACTGGGAAAAGGGAAAAGTGCTGCTACAGATGTGGGGAAGGCGTAGAAACGTTGGAGCACATGCTCTTTGAATGTGAATATGCAAAAAGAATCTGGAAGCTAGCTCCAATAAACTGGGAAGGACTAAATGATCTCCAATTCAACTTTTGGAGATGGTGGGTGGGATTACTGCAGGCTAAGGAAAGACCTGATGGAAAAGATCATCTTGACCTGACAATTAACACCCTTTGGCAGATATGGAAAGATAGAAATAGAGTAACACATGGACAACAAGCAAGGGAAGAACTGATTTGTGTACAAAAGGCTCAACAGGAATGGTAGGAGTTCAAGGAAGCTGAGGAAGAAGGAAGACGAGAATGCATTGCTGAAACAACTCAACATCATCCGAGCAGGAACTGGAATCCTCCTGAGCAAgggatcatcaaaatcaatgcTGATGCTGCTATTTGTTTTCAAATGAACAGAACAGGAAAAGGAATAGTGGCTAGAGACTGCAGAGGAGACCTATTGAAGGCCTGGGCACTACAGGAACAAAAAAACGGAGAACCCCTCATTGTAGAAGCTTTAGCAATACGTAGTGCATTGCTGATGGGAAAGGAAGCAGGCTGGAGTAAAATTGAAGTCCAATCTAACTGCAAAGGCCTAATAGAGAGAATCCGATCAGGCAAAGACAGCAATATTGAGATGACACTGGAAGATATACAGGAATTGAGAGAGCTGTTTGACCAATGCAATTTCTCTTTTGTTCATAGATCAGGAAATGAAGTTTGTCATAGGCTAGCAAAATTTGCATCTAAGGTAGTTAATGATGTAAAGTGGGACACTAGTTTCCCAATGTGGATCAAAGATCTTGCACAGAAAGACTATAGGACAGTTGTTCCTTTTTGTAACTAACACTCATATTATCAAGTTAATGATATAATACAATTAAATGCCGTTTTGACAAAATAAAATTACTGCAAATAAGTCAGCAATTTTGAGATTCTTACTGTAAAGGGCACCTACACTGATTTGTGTAACACATGTACAGCTCAATATACACAAAGAAATTTATAATTCACACTGAAATCAGTGCAGTGGCAATTAATATAACCATATTTTGAATGCTGTGTATCACTTAGGCGATGGAGCTCTGCAATTTTCACAAATCCTCTCACATGCAATCAACTTGGGGATTCAGGGATTCTTATTCCATTTCAAAAGAGTAATGAACAACCATCAACTTAATTTTCACTACAAAACAAGAGAATTGCTTTTCATTATTACATTTCTTATTGATGTCCAGACAAGCCGCTAtcacagccaaaaaaaaaaacattcaaagAATCCTATACGACTATAACTATGAAATGCTGTAAGATACACAACAATGAGCTGTGAATATTAAAGAATAGaataaaaatttcttatatatatgaaaatgttaaaaaaatacaaagacagtaattgaaaaaaaaaatcaaaaataaaaataaaagtcagTCTTACCTGCTGCTGCCGAGGTTCTTCAGCCTTAACCTCCTCCTTTGGACTAATTTCTAGACTCTTTTTTGCTCTCTTTTTCCTAACAAAGACTCGAATATTTGCAGCAGAACCTCCATTGCAGCTTTCATCACCTGACAGTCATGAATATAAAAGATGCATCGGACAgcacaaacaaatttttttaaaaaaatagccaaaaaagaaatacaaagagAAAACAAGAACTAAACGAAAATGGGTCATAGTGACCTGGGTTTTTCTTATGGTTTGAAGTTGGAATCTGGATTTTGGATGAAAATCGGGTTTGGGACATCTTTCGGATTGTTCTGTTGCTGAAGGAGACGATTCGCGCCGTAACGGAAAGCAATATTGCGTTTCGGAGAAGA
This Coffea arabica cultivar ET-39 chromosome 3e, Coffea Arabica ET-39 HiFi, whole genome shotgun sequence DNA region includes the following protein-coding sequences:
- the LOC113705494 gene encoding endonuclease III homolog 1, chloroplastic-like, with translation MSVPLLRNAILLSVTARIVSFSNRTIRKMSQTRFSSKIQIPTSNHKKNPGDESCNGGSAANIRVFVRKKRAKKSLEISPKEEVKAEEPRQQQLCSLPDIEDFAYGKKCGYSYSTQAPENWEKVLERIRRMRSSEDAPVDSMGCEKAGNSLPPKERRFAVLVSSLLSSQTKDHVTHGAIQRLLQNGLLNPDALDNTEEATIKNLIYPVGFYTRKASNLKKIAKICQLKYDGDIPSTLEDLLQLPGIGPKMAHLVMNVGWEIVLGICVDTHVHRICNRLAWVSRPGTKQKTSSPEETRESLQLWLPKEEWVAINPLLVGFGQTICTPLRPHCGTCTVSNFCPSAFKEISSPSSTPKKPRSN